GCGCTTCGTGGAGGGTTCCGATCCCGGCGGAGTAATGATGATGGCGATGGCTGCAGTGGCAGCTGTCGTGAATCTGATCTGTCTACGAATGCTGCAGAACATGCAGGAGAAGGACGTCAATCTCCGCGCCGCCACAACCTTCAGCTTTAACGATTTCATCTCCAATGGTGGCATCATAATTGCCGCCATTATCGTCATGCTGACAGGTGCCAACTGGCCCGATCTCGTCGTTGGCGTCGCCGTTGCGGCAATTGCCATATATGGCGGGATCGACATTCTGCGCGACACCCACAAGGATCGGCATGACGAACGCGGAACCGTGCATGGCGACAAGCGCGAATGACGCTTATTCATGAAATATTCGCCACCGAGGATGCCTCGCGGGTTCTAGGCATGGCCATGATGGCGAGCCTGGGTCTCGGGATCGGTGCAATCTGGGAAGAACGGAACGGATCCTCGCACGCCGTAGAGCGACTCTGGGGCGCTATAATTTCCGGTGTGTTCGTCATGCTCGCGTTCATTATGGCCGAGCAGTCGGGCGGTTTTATAGCGGGAAGCTTGGGGTCCGTCGTCTTGTTTCCTGCGGGCGGTGCCCTCTATCTTCTATCGACGAAGGTCGTAGAAGGGATCTACCGGCGCTGGGGACCCAAGCGCGGGCCGAAAGTAGGCATTCTGTGTGCATCCGGCATCGCGCTGGCATGCGGTGGGCTCGTTTTAGGAGCTGCATCGGCCATCTCTGTCTACGCTGGCTTGGCTGCCACATTTGGAGTCGGCCTATCCGCTCTCTTGGTCGCAAGAAGAACCACCGCCAGTCTGCTCGAAGAGATCGTGAACCCCATGGATCGCGGCGCGGTCCATGTCATTCTCGCGCTTGTCTTCGTCGCCTGGGTTGTCGGGGCTTTCTGGCTTTTGCACGGGAGAAACAGCAACGTCGATGGCGCGATGGCGATACTGCTCGCGGGCTATTTTCTCTTGGCCTCTGTTCACTTGATTGCCCGGCCCTTTGTCAAGCGATGCCGAATGAACGTGAAGGCGCTGGTGGCATTTATATGCGGCATGGCGGGATTCGGCCTGCTCGCCGCCGGTCTCGACGCCGTGCTCCAAGCGACAGGGGTTTCCGATGCCATCCTCCAGCATCCGAGCGCAACCGATAGTAAACTTTCTAAAGAAGGAGCGCGATGATGGCGCACGCCCACGGCCATGCAGGACACAGCCACGGTGAGGAAAACCTGAGCGATCGCCAGCTTGTGTTTGCTGTCGCCATCAATGTTCTCCTGACGTTGGCCCAGATCATCGGCGGCATCGTTTCGGGCTCGCTGGCACTAATCGCGGATGCGTTGCACAATTTCAGCGACGCGGCTTCCCTGGGCCTTGCATGGTTTGCGCGCCGGATGGGTCGACGTCCGGCCGACAAGCTGATGACCTTCGGGTACGCCCAGGGAGAAGTGGTCGCCGCGCTCATCAATTTGACGACCTTGCTCATCATCGGATTCTATCTGATCGTCGAGGCAGTCAACCGTTTCGCCGAGCCGCAGCCGGTCGAGGGATGGACGGTGATCTGGGTGGCGGGCATCGCTCTGATCATCGATCTCGTGACCGCCTTTATCGTCTATCGCGGCGCGCATGACAGCATCAATATGAAGGCAGCCTTCCTGCATAACGTCTCGGACGCGTTGGCATCGGTTGGCGTGATTGTAGCCGGCGTACTCATCCTTCTCTACGATCTTACCATCGCCGACCTTGTGATTACGCTGATCATCGCAGGTTATGTGATCTGGCAGGGTGTTACGCTTCTTCCGCGAACTGTGCGACTATTGATGGGAGCTGTTCCCGACGAGCTGGAATTCGACCGGATCGTCGCCTTTCTTGAAAGCCAGCAAGGCATCGAAAGCGTGCACCACGTCCATATTTGGAATCTCGGCGAACACCATCGCGCTCTCGAAACGCACATTGTTCTCTCGTCGGGATCACTCGATGATTTTGAAACCTTAAAAATGTCCGTGAAAGAGCAACTCGCTCAGCGGTTCGAAATTGCGCATGCGACGCTCGAGGCTTGCAAAGCGCACGATTGCAACACCGACCTGGTTCCGCCTCATCACTCTTCTCGGTGAGGTAGCTGTTTGAGCGTCCCGCCAAGTCTCTAGCACCCACCTTTCGCCTCCTCGCAAACGCAGGACATCGGCATATATCACTATTGCGAATCAATAGCAGAATGGTTATTAGGGCGTCGAACGGATTTGAAAGGATTGAATATGTACCGTGCAACTGTCTCTCTTCTGGCATTGGCGCTCTCCAGTCCGGCGGTCGCGCAGTCGGTTGATGCCAAAAGCGGTTCAGGCGCGCAGGGCGGCATGCCTCCGCAATCCGAATCGATCATCGTCACCGGCGGGCGAGTTGATGAGGGCGACGTCGCCGGGTCGGCGGACATTGTCGGCCCCGAGGACCTTCGCGAATTTGAGTATGGCGACGTCAATAGGGTCTTGCGGCAGGTGCCGGGGGTCAATCTTCAAGAAGAGGACGGGTTCGGACTTTTTCCCAATATCGGATTGCGCGGTACTCCGGTGGAACGTTCGAGCAATATCACGCTGATGGAAGACGGGGTGCTCATTGCGCCAGCCCCCTACGCGGCCCCCGCAGCCTACTATTTTCCGGCGGTTGGCCGAATGGCGGCTGTCGAAGTCGTCAAGGGAGCTAGGGCTGTGGCTTACGGACCCCGCACGATCGGCGGGGCCGTGAACTTTCGCTCGACGCCGATCCCCGTCGCGGGCTTCGCCGGTTCGGCTTCAGGCCAATACGGATCGCGCGGCTACTACCAGGGACATGGCTGGGTCGGTGGCGAGACAGATAATGTGGGTGCGCTGCTCGAGACCTTTCAGCAGGGGAGCGACGGGTTCAAGACGATTGACGGGTTCCCGAATGCCGACACCGGCTTTGATCGTCAGGATTACCGCGGGCGGTTTGCCGTGCATTCAAGCCCTGACGCGCCCACCGACGCTCGCCTCGAGCTTGTCTATGGAAGATCCGAGCTGGACGCGAACGAGACCTATCTCGGGCTTGTTGATACAGACTTTGCCGCCGACCCTTATCGACGTTATGCGGCAAGCCAACGCGACCGCTTTACCGGTGAGCATGACCAATACCGGATAACAGGCAGTCTCCGCCTCATCGATGATACGAAGATCGCCGCGACGCTCTATCGCAACGATTTCGCTCGAAGCTGGTCAAAATTGCAGGATATCGACTTCGATGGCGATGGCCGCTTTGAGGCCATTCAGCCCGTGTTTGATGATCCTAATGCAAACCCTGAAGCCTTGGCCATTCTTCGTGGAGCGGACAGCGCCGCGGGAGCGCTTCGGGTCCGTAACAACAATCGCGTGTACCGCAGTCAAGGGTTGCAGGTGTCGTTGGAAAAGCCTTTCGATACGGGATCGCTTCGACACAATCTTACTGTATCGGCGCGCATCCATGAGGATGAAGAGGACCGTCTGCAAAATGAGGACTTTTATTCGCAAACAGCCGGCGATCTTGTTTTTGTCCGTCAGACGGCGCTCGGAGCACAAGCCAATCGCGAGGCCAAAGCTGATGCCATCGCCTTTTACTTCGAGGACAGGATTGAGTTTGGAAGGCTCACACTCACACCTGGCATTCGCTACGAGGGCATCACGTTGACCAGGCTGGATTATGATCGGGACGATCCCGAGCGACTGGCTGGTCCGACACGCACGCGCAAAACGAACATCGATGAATGGCTCCCAGCGCTCGGTGCCACATACGATCTCGGGAATGTTCGGCTGATTGCAGGAGTCTCACGCGGCTTCTCCCCTCCCGGCCCGGGCAATCCGGACGCCCGTGCGGAGAAAAGCTGGAATTACGAAGCTGGCGCCAGGTTCCAAAACAATCTGGTAAGCGCCTCTGCAATTGCGTTCTACTCCGATTATTCCAACCTGCTCGGAAATTGCACGCAGTCGGTCGGGTGCAGCGTGGGAGACATCGGCGATCAGTTCAATGGTGGGGCCGTTACGGCCAAAGGTGTTGAGCTCTCCGCCTCGGCGACACCGACGATCGGCGAGGCGATTTCATTTCCCATCTCAGTTGCGTACACGTTTACCGACGCACAGTTCGACAGCAATTTTGAGAGCGAATTTTTCGGTTCCGTTTCCGCCGGCGATGCCCTGCCGTATCTCGCCCGCCATCAGCTGTATGCCGAGACGGGCGTTGTTTACGGTCCTGTATCCATGACGCTAGGTGCCAATTATGTATCAAAGGTGCGAACCGAAGCCGGCAGCGGCCCCATTCCGGTTGCCGAGCGGGTGGACGACAGGATCATTTTTGATCTTGCTGGACGATTTGCCGTAACCGACGAGGTATCACTCTTCGCGCGTATCGATAATCTGCTCGACGAAACATATGCTGTCGCACGCCAGCCAACCGGCCTGAGACCGGGTGCGCCGCGCCGATTCGTGGGAGGAGCTAGTTTGCGCTTCTAGAGGCGCCTCCGATTTATCTATCGCGCACGGCAAGAGTGTCTATGATCCTACACTCACTGATCGTGTCCTGTTCGCACTTCGCGATCATGCGCGAGAGTTCGTCGCGCATGACCTGCAGGGCGGCAATCTTACGCT
The sequence above is a segment of the Croceicoccus naphthovorans genome. Coding sequences within it:
- a CDS encoding TonB-dependent receptor family protein, with the translated sequence MKGLNMYRATVSLLALALSSPAVAQSVDAKSGSGAQGGMPPQSESIIVTGGRVDEGDVAGSADIVGPEDLREFEYGDVNRVLRQVPGVNLQEEDGFGLFPNIGLRGTPVERSSNITLMEDGVLIAPAPYAAPAAYYFPAVGRMAAVEVVKGARAVAYGPRTIGGAVNFRSTPIPVAGFAGSASGQYGSRGYYQGHGWVGGETDNVGALLETFQQGSDGFKTIDGFPNADTGFDRQDYRGRFAVHSSPDAPTDARLELVYGRSELDANETYLGLVDTDFAADPYRRYAASQRDRFTGEHDQYRITGSLRLIDDTKIAATLYRNDFARSWSKLQDIDFDGDGRFEAIQPVFDDPNANPEALAILRGADSAAGALRVRNNNRVYRSQGLQVSLEKPFDTGSLRHNLTVSARIHEDEEDRLQNEDFYSQTAGDLVFVRQTALGAQANREAKADAIAFYFEDRIEFGRLTLTPGIRYEGITLTRLDYDRDDPERLAGPTRTRKTNIDEWLPALGATYDLGNVRLIAGVSRGFSPPGPGNPDARAEKSWNYEAGARFQNNLVSASAIAFYSDYSNLLGNCTQSVGCSVGDIGDQFNGGAVTAKGVELSASATPTIGEAISFPISVAYTFTDAQFDSNFESEFFGSVSAGDALPYLARHQLYAETGVVYGPVSMTLGANYVSKVRTEAGSGPIPVAERVDDRIIFDLAGRFAVTDEVSLFARIDNLLDETYAVARQPTGLRPGAPRRFVGGASLRF
- a CDS encoding cation diffusion facilitator family transporter, whose amino-acid sequence is MSGEGDLQLDTTAKRKTLSIVLWLNVAIAIGFFAVGYLADSNALLANGLDNSSDAIVYALSLLALTRSRKWKRGAARFSGIMLLVFAAGVIADAIRRFVEGSDPGGVMMMAMAAVAAVVNLICLRMLQNMQEKDVNLRAATTFSFNDFISNGGIIIAAIIVMLTGANWPDLVVGVAVAAIAIYGGIDILRDTHKDRHDERGTVHGDKRE
- a CDS encoding cation diffusion facilitator family transporter translates to MMAHAHGHAGHSHGEENLSDRQLVFAVAINVLLTLAQIIGGIVSGSLALIADALHNFSDAASLGLAWFARRMGRRPADKLMTFGYAQGEVVAALINLTTLLIIGFYLIVEAVNRFAEPQPVEGWTVIWVAGIALIIDLVTAFIVYRGAHDSINMKAAFLHNVSDALASVGVIVAGVLILLYDLTIADLVITLIIAGYVIWQGVTLLPRTVRLLMGAVPDELEFDRIVAFLESQQGIESVHHVHIWNLGEHHRALETHIVLSSGSLDDFETLKMSVKEQLAQRFEIAHATLEACKAHDCNTDLVPPHHSSR